In Aureibaculum algae, the following are encoded in one genomic region:
- a CDS encoding Crp/Fnr family transcriptional regulator: MTASLTQFLKDRFATSEDEISEVVKYFKHIKVNKDEVLVESDKVCHYFFFVVKGCVKTCFIDSLGHETTRYIAFENEFISNLKSFIEQTPSSEYVCAIEPSELLAISYTDFRYALNRTTLFKDVYIKLLEKTYLYNHWRIETLLRLDAKQRYEYMLKNNKQHVQRLSNKNLSSFLGITQESLSRVKGKK, translated from the coding sequence ATGACAGCAAGTTTAACACAATTTTTAAAAGATAGATTTGCAACCTCAGAAGATGAAATTTCTGAAGTCGTTAAATATTTCAAGCATATAAAGGTAAATAAAGATGAAGTTTTGGTTGAAAGTGATAAGGTTTGCCATTATTTCTTTTTTGTGGTAAAAGGGTGTGTAAAAACTTGTTTTATCGATTCTTTAGGACATGAAACAACACGATATATAGCCTTCGAAAATGAATTTATATCAAATTTAAAAAGCTTTATTGAGCAAACTCCTTCCAGCGAATATGTCTGTGCAATTGAACCTTCTGAATTGTTGGCGATTTCATATACTGATTTTAGATATGCATTGAATAGAACTACCCTTTTTAAAGATGTATACATAAAATTGCTTGAAAAAACCTATCTCTATAACCATTGGCGTATTGAAACGTTGTTAAGATTAGATGCAAAACAGCGATATGAATATATGCTTAAAAACAATAAGCAGCATGTTCAACGCTTATCCAATAAAAATCTATCTAGTTTTCTTGGTATTACTCAAGAGAGTTTGAGTAGAGTTAAAGGGAAAAAGTGA
- a CDS encoding DinB family protein — MNREIETILNALSETPRLLKELISEIDSELYKEKIIKGKWSIHEHATHIAVGDIYGFQKRLKVFRQEEKPIFEPLSGDSFDKDFFLKLDLKKTINDFFEIRQRTIELTKAFNSNDWNKLAIHPEYKTYTPYIMLRHLLMHDHNHLYKIEDMGFGIGHVK; from the coding sequence ATGAATAGAGAAATTGAAACAATATTAAATGCGTTAAGTGAAACACCTAGACTATTAAAGGAATTGATTTCTGAAATTGATTCTGAACTTTATAAAGAGAAAATTATCAAAGGTAAATGGTCAATTCACGAGCATGCAACTCATATAGCAGTTGGCGATATTTATGGATTTCAAAAAAGACTCAAAGTTTTTAGACAAGAAGAAAAACCGATTTTTGAACCATTATCTGGAGATAGTTTTGATAAAGATTTTTTTTTAAAATTAGATTTGAAAAAGACTATAAATGACTTTTTCGAAATTCGACAAAGAACAATCGAATTAACGAAAGCATTTAACTCGAACGACTGGAATAAGTTAGCCATTCATCCAGAATATAAAACGTATACACCATATATAATGCTAAGACATTTGTTAATGCACGACCACAATCATCTGTATAAAATTGAAGATATGGGATTTGGAATTGGACATGTAAAATAA
- a CDS encoding alpha/beta hydrolase → MKPRLIILSDLWGIEKSAWINDYTEILDSIFEIQYYDCCDLGQVDKLEYQENNLHNQFINGGIEVATKRLLELEKKRIDVLAFSIGGIIAWKAQLNGLKINTLYSISSTRLRYEKEKPKCNLSLYFGDKDNYKPTSEWFDRIELNPKIFKNKEHKLYTEIGCISEICDDIKTPYNNV, encoded by the coding sequence ATGAAACCTAGATTAATAATATTATCCGATTTATGGGGAATTGAAAAATCAGCATGGATAAATGATTATACCGAGATTTTAGATTCTATTTTTGAAATTCAGTATTATGATTGTTGCGACTTAGGACAAGTTGATAAATTAGAATATCAAGAAAATAATTTGCACAACCAATTTATAAACGGAGGAATTGAAGTTGCCACGAAAAGACTTTTAGAATTAGAGAAAAAAAGAATTGATGTTTTGGCTTTTAGTATTGGAGGAATAATTGCTTGGAAAGCACAATTGAATGGATTAAAAATCAACACTCTTTACTCTATATCTTCAACCAGACTTAGATATGAAAAAGAAAAACCCAAATGTAATTTAAGCCTGTATTTTGGAGATAAAGACAATTATAAACCAACATCTGAATGGTTCGATAGAATAGAACTTAACCCGAAGATATTCAAGAACAAAGAACATAAATTATATACTGAAATTGGTTGTATAAGTGAAATATGTGATGATATAAAAACGCCTTACAACAATGTATGA
- the ppdK gene encoding pyruvate, phosphate dikinase, with protein sequence METLESIKTRVYKFGNKSADGDSTMKNLLGGKGANLAEMSKIGIPVPPGFTITTDVCTEYNLLGKEAVVNLLTNEVEASIDTIEKSMGATFGDKENPLLVSVRSGARVSMPGMMDTVLNLGLNDEVVIGLANKTKNERFAWDSYRRFIQMYGGVVLGMKPEYKEDIDPFEEIIEALKHKRDIELDTDFTIQDLKDLVYDFKEAVKKRTGHDFPTNPWDQLWGAIIAVFNSWNGDRAVYYRNMHGYPADWGTAVNVQAMVYGNMGNNSGTGVCFTRDAGTGENVFNGEYLINAQGEDVVAGVRTPQQITKLGSERWAVLAKVEEDERAENYPSLEELMPTIYKELNGYQETLEKHYRDMQDMEFTMQDGKLWILQTRNGKRTGFAMVKIAMDLLKEGLINEKEALLRIEPNKLDELLHPIFDPKALKNANVIAQGLPASPGAATGKIVFFADEANKYKNSILVRIETSPEDLEGMNIAKGILTARGGMTSHAAVVARGMGKCCVSGAGALKINYKNKTLTVDGHEYHDGDWISLNGSTGNIIEGKVATTEPELSGEFAKIMELTDKYATMQVRTNADSPNDAKIARNFGAQGIGLTRTEHMFFEVDRIKAMREMILSDTVKGRKEALKDLLPMQRDDFEGIFEAMEGLPVTVRLLDPPLHEFVPHQLATQKDLADDMHISLEAVKSKVAELEEFNPMLGHRGCRLGITYPEITEMQARAIIEAALNLKEKGIEAKPEIMVPLIGTLAEFENQEKIIRDTAQQIFEERNDSIEFLVGTMIEIPRAALLADKIAQRADFFSFGTNDLTQMTFGYSRDDAGKFLPIYLEKGILKVDPFEVLDQEGVGQLVKIGTERGRSIKPDLKVGICGEHGGEPSSVEFCYQTRMNYVSCSPYRVPIARLASAQAAIKESL encoded by the coding sequence ATGGAAACACTAGAAAGTATTAAAACTCGAGTTTACAAATTTGGAAATAAATCTGCCGATGGAGACAGTACAATGAAAAACTTATTGGGCGGAAAAGGTGCTAATTTAGCTGAAATGAGCAAAATAGGAATTCCTGTTCCTCCTGGTTTCACCATAACTACAGATGTGTGTACAGAATATAATCTATTAGGAAAAGAAGCCGTTGTTAATCTACTTACAAACGAAGTTGAAGCTTCTATAGATACCATCGAAAAGAGTATGGGTGCTACATTTGGCGATAAAGAAAATCCTTTATTAGTTTCTGTTCGTTCTGGAGCACGCGTTTCTATGCCAGGTATGATGGATACCGTTTTAAACCTAGGACTGAATGATGAAGTGGTTATTGGACTTGCCAATAAAACGAAAAATGAGCGTTTTGCATGGGATTCTTACCGTCGTTTTATTCAAATGTATGGCGGTGTAGTTTTAGGCATGAAACCAGAATATAAAGAAGATATTGATCCTTTTGAAGAAATAATAGAAGCTCTTAAACATAAACGTGATATTGAATTAGACACTGATTTTACGATACAAGATTTAAAAGATTTAGTGTATGATTTTAAAGAAGCCGTAAAAAAACGTACCGGTCACGATTTCCCTACCAATCCATGGGATCAACTTTGGGGTGCAATAATTGCTGTTTTTAATAGTTGGAACGGAGACCGTGCTGTCTATTATAGAAATATGCATGGCTACCCTGCAGATTGGGGTACCGCTGTAAATGTACAGGCCATGGTCTATGGTAATATGGGAAATAACTCAGGTACTGGAGTTTGCTTTACACGTGATGCTGGTACTGGCGAGAATGTATTTAACGGAGAATATTTAATCAATGCTCAAGGTGAAGATGTAGTTGCAGGCGTGAGAACACCTCAGCAAATTACAAAATTGGGTTCTGAACGCTGGGCTGTATTAGCTAAAGTTGAAGAAGATGAACGAGCTGAGAACTATCCTTCCTTAGAGGAATTAATGCCAACTATTTATAAGGAGTTAAATGGTTATCAAGAAACACTAGAAAAACATTATCGTGATATGCAAGATATGGAGTTTACCATGCAAGATGGTAAACTTTGGATTCTTCAAACTCGAAATGGAAAACGTACAGGCTTTGCAATGGTAAAAATTGCAATGGACTTGCTTAAAGAAGGATTAATTAATGAAAAAGAAGCTTTACTGCGTATTGAACCTAATAAATTAGACGAATTACTACATCCTATATTTGACCCCAAAGCATTGAAAAATGCAAATGTAATTGCACAAGGACTACCCGCTTCTCCTGGAGCAGCAACAGGTAAAATTGTATTCTTTGCAGATGAAGCCAACAAATATAAAAATAGCATTTTAGTACGTATTGAAACTTCACCAGAAGATTTAGAAGGTATGAACATTGCTAAAGGAATTCTTACCGCTCGTGGCGGGATGACTTCACATGCGGCAGTTGTTGCTCGTGGTATGGGTAAATGTTGTGTTTCTGGTGCTGGAGCCTTAAAAATTAACTATAAAAACAAAACATTAACTGTAGACGGTCATGAATACCATGATGGAGACTGGATTTCACTAAACGGTTCTACGGGTAATATTATTGAAGGAAAAGTAGCCACTACTGAACCTGAATTGAGTGGTGAATTTGCAAAAATTATGGAATTGACAGATAAATATGCTACCATGCAAGTGCGTACCAACGCTGACTCACCGAATGATGCAAAAATAGCCCGGAATTTTGGTGCTCAAGGTATAGGCTTAACAAGAACCGAACATATGTTCTTTGAAGTTGACCGAATTAAAGCCATGCGTGAAATGATTTTGTCAGATACTGTTAAGGGCAGAAAAGAAGCTCTTAAGGATTTGCTACCTATGCAACGGGACGATTTTGAGGGTATTTTTGAAGCAATGGAAGGTTTGCCTGTAACAGTTCGATTGCTTGACCCACCTTTACACGAATTTGTTCCTCACCAATTGGCAACACAAAAAGACTTAGCCGATGACATGCACATTTCATTAGAGGCTGTTAAAAGTAAAGTAGCTGAACTAGAAGAATTTAACCCAATGCTGGGGCATAGAGGATGTCGTTTAGGAATTACCTATCCAGAAATTACTGAAATGCAGGCTAGAGCGATTATTGAAGCTGCCTTAAATTTAAAAGAAAAAGGCATTGAAGCTAAGCCAGAAATTATGGTGCCACTCATTGGTACTTTGGCAGAATTTGAGAATCAAGAAAAAATTATTAGAGATACTGCACAACAAATCTTTGAAGAAAGAAATGATAGCATTGAATTTTTAGTGGGAACTATGATTGAGATTCCACGTGCTGCTTTATTGGCTGATAAAATTGCTCAACGTGCCGATTTCTTTTCGTTTGGAACAAATGATTTAACGCAAATGACATTTGGTTATTCTCGTGACGATGCTGGAAAATTTTTACCTATTTATTTAGAAAAAGGTATTTTAAAAGTAGATCCTTTTGAGGTGCTAGATCAAGAAGGTGTAGGACAATTAGTAAAAATAGGTACAGAAAGAGGGCGAAGTATTAAACCCGATTTAAAAGTTGGTATTTGTGGTGAACATGGCGGTGAACCGAGTTCTGTGGAATTCTGCTACCAAACAAGGATGAACTATGTAAGTTGTTCTCCTTACCGTGTGCCTATTGCACGGTTGGCATCTGCCCAAGCTGCTATAAAAGAAAGTTTATAG
- a CDS encoding polysaccharide deacetylase family protein, whose amino-acid sequence MIRYLLLCVFFYSSIVVCQNKKICITVDDLPTVAYSLKTNKVDLLITNKLVNTFKENNIPAIGYVNESKLYKKGKLDAKKVHLLELWLQNGLDLGNHTFSHLDYNKVSDSTFFEDILKGQEVMKPLMHTYGKTLQYFRHPYLHAGSDSIVSKKLHTFLVTNNYTASPVTIDNDDYLFAKSYHNAFVDKDEILMKEIGEKYVNYMEQKVLFFESKSIEIFDREITQTLLIHASLLNANYIGCLIEMLKKHKYTFVSQEEALKTPEYATKVSSFTKYGYSWIFRWGLSMGKSKKIMKGDVPTPTEIINLSKK is encoded by the coding sequence ATGATTAGATATCTTTTACTATGTGTTTTTTTCTATTCTTCTATAGTCGTTTGCCAGAATAAAAAAATATGTATCACTGTTGATGATCTCCCTACGGTAGCCTATAGTCTCAAAACGAATAAAGTTGATTTATTAATTACCAACAAGCTCGTTAATACGTTCAAAGAAAATAACATCCCTGCAATAGGTTATGTAAATGAATCTAAACTTTATAAAAAAGGAAAGTTAGATGCTAAAAAGGTTCATCTTTTAGAACTATGGCTACAAAATGGACTTGATTTAGGGAATCATACTTTTTCTCATTTAGATTATAATAAGGTTTCTGATTCGACTTTTTTTGAAGATATATTAAAAGGTCAAGAGGTAATGAAACCATTGATGCATACTTATGGAAAAACGCTACAGTATTTTCGCCATCCTTATTTGCATGCAGGTTCCGATTCTATTGTAAGTAAGAAGCTTCATACATTTTTGGTTACTAATAATTATACAGCGTCTCCTGTTACCATTGATAATGATGATTACCTCTTTGCAAAATCTTACCATAACGCTTTTGTTGACAAAGATGAAATTCTCATGAAAGAAATTGGTGAGAAGTATGTAAATTATATGGAACAAAAAGTACTCTTTTTTGAATCAAAATCTATAGAGATTTTTGATAGAGAAATTACTCAAACGTTGTTAATACATGCAAGTTTACTCAATGCAAATTACATAGGGTGTCTTATTGAAATGTTGAAAAAACACAAGTATACCTTTGTTTCACAAGAAGAAGCTCTAAAAACACCTGAGTATGCAACTAAAGTTAGTTCATTTACTAAATATGGATATTCGTGGATTTTTAGATGGGGATTAAGTATGGGGAAAAGTAAAAAAATTATGAAGGGAGATGTTCCAACACCAACTGAAATTATAAATCTTTCAAAAAAATAA
- a CDS encoding AMP-dependent synthetase/ligase: MKYKHLVEEIKENSQRFENKNAIYYKDNELGKWKGVSWLDFEYRIEELSKALLNYGISVQQNIAIFAENMPNWIIADVAIMRVRAVTIPIYATNSKKEVEYVVNDAEVSLLFVGDQNEYDKAYELLETSKYLKLIVALTKTIKLHQSNNSIYLEDFIAFEPSEQIETELQKRYYECDLKDLASIIYTSGTTGEPKGVMLDYTNFGASLYAHDYELNVSERDISLSFLPLSHIYERSWVFFCLHRGIEVYFNQDPKKIVEVLKEVEPTLMCTVPRIFEKIFAAIQDKRKEASPTKMKLASWALGVGNNYYNKHKRIAKKVPLLLKLKYKIANKLVLSKLREVFGSRIRFMPCGGAPLAADMVSFFHSFGLNIKCGYGLTETTATVTLFGDTNFEFNSAGKPIEGSQIKIGHNNEVLVKGPGVMKGYYKKPEATAEVFDNGWFKTGDAGKIDEKGNLIITDRIKDLMKTSGGKYIAPQKLETALITDSFIEQIAVIGDQQKYVTALAVPSFENLKKYALEHKITFKDVEELITNNQIIALFEKRFEELQKEFSKFEKIKKFTLLPKSFSIEAGEITATLKLKRKVIQKKYKELIDKMYSD, encoded by the coding sequence ATGAAATATAAACACTTAGTAGAAGAGATAAAAGAAAATAGCCAACGTTTTGAAAATAAAAACGCCATTTATTATAAGGATAATGAGCTTGGAAAATGGAAGGGTGTTTCTTGGTTAGATTTTGAATATCGAATAGAAGAGCTTTCAAAAGCCCTTTTAAATTATGGAATATCGGTACAACAGAATATTGCTATTTTTGCCGAAAATATGCCAAATTGGATAATTGCCGATGTTGCAATTATGCGTGTTAGAGCTGTAACGATACCCATTTATGCTACAAATTCTAAAAAAGAGGTAGAATATGTTGTCAATGATGCGGAGGTGAGTCTACTTTTTGTTGGCGATCAAAATGAATATGATAAAGCTTATGAACTTCTAGAAACTTCCAAGTATTTAAAATTAATTGTAGCGTTAACAAAAACAATTAAACTTCATCAATCAAATAATTCTATTTATTTAGAAGATTTTATAGCATTTGAGCCTTCAGAACAAATTGAGACGGAACTTCAAAAAAGGTATTACGAGTGCGATTTAAAAGATTTGGCAAGTATCATTTATACTTCTGGAACAACAGGAGAGCCCAAAGGAGTAATGTTAGATTATACTAATTTTGGAGCTTCGTTATATGCACATGATTATGAATTGAACGTTTCAGAAAGAGATATCTCATTAAGTTTTCTACCCTTAAGTCATATATATGAACGCAGCTGGGTATTCTTTTGTTTACATAGAGGAATTGAAGTTTATTTTAATCAAGATCCTAAAAAAATTGTAGAGGTTTTAAAAGAAGTAGAACCAACCTTAATGTGTACAGTACCTCGAATATTTGAGAAAATATTTGCTGCAATTCAAGATAAAAGAAAAGAAGCTTCACCTACTAAAATGAAATTGGCAAGTTGGGCATTAGGTGTTGGTAATAATTATTATAACAAGCATAAACGAATTGCTAAAAAAGTACCACTACTTTTAAAGTTGAAATATAAAATAGCAAATAAATTAGTGCTAAGTAAATTGCGTGAAGTATTTGGTAGTCGTATAAGGTTTATGCCTTGTGGAGGTGCTCCTTTGGCGGCAGATATGGTTTCCTTTTTTCATTCGTTTGGTCTGAATATTAAATGTGGATACGGATTAACCGAAACCACAGCAACAGTTACGCTTTTTGGGGATACTAATTTTGAATTTAATTCTGCTGGAAAACCTATAGAAGGATCTCAAATTAAAATTGGTCATAATAATGAGGTTTTAGTAAAAGGTCCAGGAGTAATGAAAGGCTATTACAAAAAACCAGAAGCTACCGCAGAAGTTTTTGATAATGGTTGGTTTAAAACTGGTGATGCAGGTAAAATAGACGAAAAAGGTAACCTAATAATTACCGATAGAATTAAAGATTTAATGAAAACGTCTGGTGGAAAATATATTGCACCACAAAAATTAGAAACTGCTTTAATTACCGATTCGTTTATTGAGCAAATTGCAGTAATAGGAGATCAGCAAAAATATGTTACAGCACTTGCCGTTCCAAGTTTTGAGAATTTAAAGAAATACGCTTTAGAACACAAAATTACCTTTAAAGATGTTGAAGAATTAATTACGAATAATCAGATCATTGCCCTTTTTGAGAAACGATTTGAAGAGCTTCAAAAGGAATTTTCTAAATTTGAAAAAATTAAAAAATTCACCTTACTCCCTAAAAGCTTTAGTATAGAAGCAGGTGAGATTACGGCAACCTTAAAATTAAAGCGAAAAGTAATACAGAAAAAATACAAAGAACTTATTGATAAGATGTATTCCGATTAA
- a CDS encoding DUF4136 domain-containing protein, which yields MKYVKLLSVVVVLFLVSSCATVRVSSDYDREVDFSQYKTFAFYKKGIDKVDISDLDKRRILRAVEADLLAKGFTKSENPDLLVNIFTKSREKIDVYNNNYNGWYPWYYGGFGPYGFGMGAYNNVTRSTEGTLFIDLIDANKKELAWQGMGTGALASSNDISKKEARIKEFVTEIMAKYPPMAE from the coding sequence ATGAAATACGTAAAATTACTTTCAGTGGTTGTGGTACTTTTTTTAGTATCCTCTTGTGCAACAGTTAGAGTCTCTTCAGATTATGATAGAGAAGTTGATTTTAGTCAATATAAAACGTTTGCTTTTTATAAAAAAGGAATTGATAAAGTGGATATATCTGATTTAGACAAACGAAGAATATTGCGAGCGGTTGAAGCCGATTTACTAGCTAAAGGATTTACAAAATCTGAAAACCCAGACTTATTGGTAAATATTTTCACCAAGTCTAGAGAAAAAATTGATGTGTATAACAACAATTACAACGGTTGGTATCCTTGGTATTATGGTGGTTTTGGTCCTTACGGATTCGGAATGGGAGCATATAATAATGTAACCCGATCTACAGAAGGCACCTTGTTTATAGACTTAATTGATGCCAATAAAAAGGAATTGGCTTGGCAAGGAATGGGTACAGGTGCATTAGCATCTTCTAACGATATTTCTAAAAAAGAAGCACGTATAAAAGAATTTGTAACAGAAATTATGGCGAAATATCCGCCAATGGCAGAATAG
- a CDS encoding OsmC family protein, with amino-acid sequence MKNKSKIILGITSFFVAVVLVCGVIWFSMASEERNIILFMMMKGERYDNYQEYQVIDRNDETLAPTSFERVVADTIEGNNNCNIVAITEMVKNENSKMLKKGMVQSTGFDDYTGWHVIADEGAAEGSYPFGPSPLSYYTVGVASNLHTQILKAAQVKGVVLENVKVEVLNKFRWHEMMSPDGAGFLDETNTNIIIESSASEEVIQEIKEMALKSWTAGEALRNETEIEPTLVVNGENWVNYRATPGTTLSEESFVDNLRLSSITNEPKKPRYLKPVVKDEEAGILGFKNMANMEFEIFAISESAENSKRPYLKKITVSTPTPETWEIYSDEFMRANDHPLAPTSLEYFTVGTALCLTSQTTLVSAMMDLEFTDYRIENQIDYRQEAIHTAEMVSYADTAHSYILIESDEPKERLESFYNKSLSLCFAGEGLKNATNMTTYCYLNGTLIE; translated from the coding sequence ATGAAAAATAAATCTAAGATTATCCTAGGCATTACATCCTTTTTTGTTGCCGTAGTACTTGTATGCGGTGTAATTTGGTTTTCTATGGCAAGCGAAGAAAGGAACATTATTTTATTTATGATGATGAAGGGTGAGCGTTATGACAACTATCAAGAGTATCAAGTGATTGATCGTAATGATGAAACCTTAGCTCCAACTTCTTTTGAACGTGTTGTAGCTGACACAATTGAAGGAAACAACAATTGTAATATTGTCGCAATCACAGAAATGGTGAAAAATGAAAATTCAAAGATGCTAAAAAAAGGTATGGTTCAATCTACGGGTTTTGATGATTATACTGGGTGGCATGTAATTGCTGATGAAGGTGCAGCAGAAGGTTCATACCCTTTTGGACCATCACCACTTAGTTATTATACAGTTGGTGTGGCATCAAATTTACACACACAAATTCTTAAAGCTGCTCAAGTAAAAGGTGTGGTATTAGAAAATGTAAAAGTAGAAGTATTAAATAAATTTCGTTGGCATGAAATGATGTCTCCTGATGGTGCTGGATTTTTAGATGAAACGAATACCAATATAATTATAGAAAGTAGTGCGTCAGAAGAAGTTATTCAAGAAATAAAAGAGATGGCCCTTAAGTCATGGACTGCAGGAGAGGCCTTGAGAAATGAAACAGAGATTGAGCCAACACTAGTTGTAAATGGTGAAAACTGGGTAAACTATAGAGCTACTCCAGGTACAACTCTTTCTGAAGAATCTTTTGTTGATAATCTAAGATTAAGTTCTATTACTAATGAACCCAAAAAACCGAGGTATTTAAAACCTGTTGTTAAAGATGAAGAGGCAGGTATTTTAGGTTTTAAAAACATGGCAAACATGGAGTTTGAAATATTTGCTATATCGGAGTCTGCAGAAAATAGTAAAAGACCTTATTTGAAAAAAATTACGGTTTCTACGCCAACACCTGAAACTTGGGAAATATACTCAGATGAATTTATGAGAGCTAATGATCATCCTCTAGCACCCACGTCTTTAGAATATTTTACAGTAGGAACAGCTCTCTGCTTAACTTCACAGACAACATTAGTTAGTGCTATGATGGATTTAGAGTTCACAGATTACCGAATTGAGAATCAGATAGATTATAGACAAGAAGCTATACATACTGCTGAAATGGTTAGTTATGCAGATACAGCTCATTCTTATATTTTAATTGAATCAGACGAGCCAAAAGAGAGATTAGAAAGCTTCTATAATAAATCTTTATCATTGTGCTTTGCAGGGGAAGGCCTAAAAAATGCCACAAATATGACTACCTACTGTTATCTAAACGGAACTTTGATTGAATAG